The stretch of DNA GGATAATAAAACCGCCCATTCGCCCGTCTCTTTCAAAGGGTCTCGGACGCCAAAGATACATTCCTTGATTTCCAGCTCTTCATTTTTCGGATCGATCATCCCATCTGCCCGCAATTTGGTAAAACGGATGTCCTCCGGCTCTTCCCATTCGATGAAGAACGGATACGGCAGTTCCTCCGAAATCGGTTGGTCGATAAAGAGCATTTTCCATTTCCGCAATTGGCCTTCTATCGTACGGCGTTCCGCTTCCAAAACGCCCGATGTGGCGAATCCTTTGTTTTCTATGTCTTCATTGAATTGCTCAATTCCCTCGACTGACAGGCAAAGCGTCCCCCAGCCTTCGCCATCTTCCAAATCATGCAATAGCAATTGGGTGAGTGGATGCTTGATTGACCTGGCGATATCGGGCCGCTCGACTGACAGCCATTCGATATACGCATTCTTTACATACCGCAGCGCATTATGAGTTCCCCATTTCTCATGGCGACCCCCGATAACGGTTGGACGGCCCGACTCCGTTTGTTCCTTTACCACTTCTTCCGGGGATTTATTCGTAAAATACACGACGTGGTCCAATTTCATTTGTGCGCGACCTCCTACTAATTGAATGATAGCATGTTTCAAAAGAGTACATGAGCATGAAAGAAATTTTTATATACAACCGAACAAAAGCGCTAAAGCGCCTCTGTCCCCGTCCCAGGTGAAATCGATTCACTTGGGATTTTTTTCGCTCTATGCATGGTCCCACCACAAAAAGGACATTCAATCTCGACTTCTTCGTTCTGTTTTAAGTCGACCTGAAAGTCTGCCACTACAAAATCGGGAACGTCATCTAATTCCTGACAATCCCGACACTTAAATTCAATCGTACTTATTTTTTCGTTCAATCCGAACGGGTCATCCTCTTCTAATGATTGTAAAAATGCCCGATTCAGTTCATCCAGCTCTTCGTCTGTTGGCATCCTCCGACTTCTCCCATCTTTTAATAATTTTCATGCCCTCCATATAATGATACAGGATTCCATAATCAGCATGCCAAATCTCCACCAAGTCCATCTCCCGATGGCAACACGGGCAAATAAACGGATCCTGATCAAAAGCCTCTCTCATCCGTTCCCGATATGTTTTTCTCTTTTTCCTTCTTTCCAAAAGCATGGAAAGTTGTTTTGTCCGCATGAAGGCATAAAGGCTTAGAATTTGATTTGCCTTCTGATACGATCTTCTGCTATACAACCCAAAACGGCCCACCATTCTGAAGTGTTTTGGTGGGATGTGCTGTAAAATATTGAACAGGAATCGATAGACCGACTGCTTCACGTCCACCCGTTTCCCTGTTTTATGATCTTCATACCAGAACTCGACTTCCTTCCCATCGTATCCGACAATGCGATATTCGGCGATGGCCGGTCTCGCCAAGTATCTGCCTATGTATTTGGCTGCCCCTTTGGCATCCTTCATTTTCTGTTCTGCGTTCACATAGAATCCTTTCGGATATCGCCTATATAAATCATTGATTAATTCCTGGGCCTTTGGGTGATCGGGAAACCACTTCTTCATTAAATCGAGTAGCACCTTTTGCCAGGATTTCCGTAAGAATTCATAGGGAATGAAATCACTTGAACACCATTCATTCCGATTATCAATCGCCCCTTCCGTCACTAGGGCATGTATATGTGGATTGAACTTCAGATCCCTTCCGAACGTATGGATGACCGTGATCACCCCGGCTTGTAGGTTGCGCTTCCTGCTTTTACGACGATAATAGAATTGGAAGACCCCGGCTACCTGTCTACTCAACTCATTCAATTTTTTGCGGTCGTGGAAAAAGATATTCCGAAGTTCCTCGGGAATGGTGAATACCATGTGGCGATGCGGCACATTAAAGATTAAGTCCTGCTGTTTGGTGGACCAGTCATCCGTATATTTCTT from Bacillus sp. OxB-1 encodes:
- a CDS encoding VOC family protein, with product MKLDHVVYFTNKSPEEVVKEQTESGRPTVIGGRHEKWGTHNALRYVKNAYIEWLSVERPDIARSIKHPLTQLLLHDLEDGEGWGTLCLSVEGIEQFNEDIENKGFATSGVLEAERRTIEGQLRKWKMLFIDQPISEELPYPFFIEWEEPEDIRFTKLRADGMIDPKNEELEIKECIFGVRDPLKETGEWAVLLSQKVGAADDIRLPNVVLKFVEQTSGRERLKEVIYG
- a CDS encoding zinc ribbon domain-containing protein — translated: MPTDEELDELNRAFLQSLEEDDPFGLNEKISTIEFKCRDCQELDDVPDFVVADFQVDLKQNEEVEIECPFCGGTMHRAKKIPSESISPGTGTEAL
- a CDS encoding IS91 family transposase; its protein translation is MRGTSGVIKRILKDHFDGFWQMHSTLFPEAYREDIKETVLKTIRCGSSDVGYARYECLGCEGNPSPVIVCFTCKSRFCNKCGKKYTDDWSTKQQDLIFNVPHRHMVFTIPEELRNIFFHDRKKLNELSRQVAGVFQFYYRRKSRKRNLQAGVITVIHTFGRDLKFNPHIHALVTEGAIDNRNEWCSSDFIPYEFLRKSWQKVLLDLMKKWFPDHPKAQELINDLYRRYPKGFYVNAEQKMKDAKGAAKYIGRYLARPAIAEYRIVGYDGKEVEFWYEDHKTGKRVDVKQSVYRFLFNILQHIPPKHFRMVGRFGLYSRRSYQKANQILSLYAFMRTKQLSMLLERRKKRKTYRERMREAFDQDPFICPCCHREMDLVEIWHADYGILYHYMEGMKIIKRWEKSEDANRRRAG